The Sedimentibacter sp. zth1 DNA segment ATATCTGCTCACAGAACACCAGATATTGCAGTTGATTTTGCAAAAAAGGCAGCGAAAAATGGATTTGAAGTAATTATTGCAGTAGCAGGAAAAGCAGCACATTTAGGTGGAGTAATTGCAGGATGTAGTTGCTTACCAGTTATAGGAGTTCCTGTTAAAGCCTCGGCACTTGAAGGTATGGATGCTCTATTATCAATAGTTCAAATGCCTCCAGGAGTTCCGGTAGCTACTGTAGCTATAAATGCTGGAGACAATGCAGCAATACTTGCTATCCAAATACTAAGTGTTAAATATGAAGAATTAAGAAAACAATTTTATATATACAAAGAAGAAATGGCACAAAAAGTTATCACCGCAGATAAAAATTTACAAGAGAAATTAAAATAATTTATTGGAGGACTTTAAAATGCAAAAATTAG contains these protein-coding regions:
- the purE gene encoding 5-(carboxyamino)imidazole ribonucleotide mutase, with product MKVAIVMGSDSDFPVIEKGIEILKRFNVDYEVRVISAHRTPDIAVDFAKKAAKNGFEVIIAVAGKAAHLGGVIAGCSCLPVIGVPVKASALEGMDALLSIVQMPPGVPVATVAINAGDNAAILAIQILSVKYEELRKQFYIYKEEMAQKVITADKNLQEKLK